ACTGTCAGTGatgttttattaagaaaacaGGAGTTCTGAAACAGGAAGGTCCCAAACCTAGGAAATAAGTCTGAGGTCAGAATCCATAAGGCCTGAGTGGCCAACGAGGGCAAGTTTATAACCAGGGAATAGTAACAGCTAGTTAGCAGCCTGAATTAAAATTCCACGTTGCTAGGCTCTGGAAGGGAgtgaaccatgagaaaataatttacagaGCACAATTACAGATTAAATAGCTGCAGGTGTCCCTTGCTTTTCAAATGTTTGCATTACATCACTTCGCTTTTTATAGAAGACCTACATTATTGGTACCTGTTTCCACTACCCGAAAGAAATCCAGAGGATTTTcgtttttacaaaaaaaaaaaaaaaaaaaaaaaaagaaaaagaaaagaaaaaaccacagCGCTGGgtgtttgttttgcagcaagCGTTAACAGGGGCAATGCGCAGTCCAGAAACTACACTCAGCATTGGGCAGCcagagctttgaactgtgtctgtgaacATCTGTGCTATCTTGATTTAATTTGTGCATCGGTTAGCAAGATAGGTTCCAAGCTATCAGAAAAGTCTGAGAgaggttggggggcggggaggtgtGTGTTGAATGctcaaaaaattttccatataaactACCGGTAAGCACTGCTCCACTTCACACCATTTTGGCTCAGGAAATGTTTCCTAGGAATGCCCTACTttcagatgggggtggggggataccTGTCGGTATTCTGGTTTGAACCATGTTaagtcctctctttttctcttatcaCATGTGCCATCTTGTGGTGACTCCACGACATTTCTTTTAAGCCACTGGTTTTCTTTGCTCTCAGTGCAGATTTAACAAGAATTATCTGCGTTAATCTTCCATTATTTGTATTTGGTTAGGAATCAGTGTTGTACCCAAAGGATGGTTATGGTAAGGTGAGctctcttaataaaaataagatttctaaaaaatcaattttggtggtaatttactgagaaaatatctaaaatgggTACATTTTCTCACAAATGGATTACTATCCAAAAGTTCCTTTGCAGGTTGGAAATTTACACTTATTTTTTGTGGACAATGTTATAATTGGTGGTCAGGTTCCCAGACAGACCAAAAAAGCAACGTTTCTATCCCAGAAATGCTGTACTAGGCAGTggaatggaaaaacaaaccaaaaatagaaCATACTATTGTGGTGAGAGTCATCTtctaaaaagacataaaatatattaaaacacagACCATGTCTGAGACAGATCTATACAGCTCCAAGGCCAGACTCGCCTGGCTTGGAACTCCTTGTTCTTCCTGAAGTTTTGGGTAGAGCTGctgcagacataggcagaggagagatCTGTCCTGTATTTGCAACACTCTAAGGTAGAGGGAAGGGGTTCCTTGAGGCCTCAAAGGCTGGAAGTTACTTTGTTCTACTGGAAAAAGAGATGTTGATGGGTGTGTGCATTTTAGAAATTGCCTATGGATGGAGCATATTTCGAAAATATTGCTAagaatattattacatttaattctGAATGCCTTTGGGTATGCTTTAGAACAGATCTAAGGAACTCTGGTTACTGGAAATGAGGAAAGGCCAGAACAAATTTTAATAGGGCTACAGTGAGGCTGTCTTGGAATCCCATTTGAGATCTATAGAAATAACTTCATTGATGTTGAATATTTGGAGTAGGGCTTTACATTTGGTCCTTTGAAAATGCTTGTGCATTTTTCTCTCAATTGTGCCAGAGAACAGCGACCAATATAATAAAACACTGATGATCAACCCAACTAATCAGAGCCTTTGATTACTCTAtcttcggtttttttttttttttttaattttttttaattcatgagagagacacacacacacagaggcagagacacaggcagaggcagaagcaggctccatgcagggagcccgatgtgggacttgatccccggtctccaggatcaccctgggctgaaggtggtgttaaactactgagccacctgggctgccctacctttATGCTATTTATGCTATGTTTTTatgctatttcttaaaaaatggcATTTGAGAAAAATGCCCACAAATATGAGAGGTTTACTTTCACGGGATGTCTCCTGAGATCCTATTTAAATAGGTCAATCTCTGTTGCCTTCTACCTCTGTATAACTGATCAAAATCAACCACCCAGACATCCATTATTAACTTAAAAGtggttttcaaaagatttttcagCAAATAATGGCTAAatcaaaaaaatgtttctaactGCAAGGTGAGCAAAAAATTCAATTAACCAGCATTATCTCTCAAAGATTCCTTTTAATCAATCATGTATAATTCAACCTGGTGATGGTGGGGGAAGCCCACTACATCATGTCAGTAAAAGGTAAACCGAttttcagaaaagcaaacaaatgacaATCTACTGATAAATGAAACAGCACATTTTCACAAACGAATTTTGAAACGCATACttgggaataaaaataatctacTTTCTTAAGCTCATGAAAAggcttttaataaatgttaactgaacttactctttttttttaagggatactAACTTAAGACAGGGGACTCAGAAATTTAATCCTCTCTTAATAAGCTTGATGCAATAAGCTCTTAATAAGCTCTCTTTCAAGTCATAACTGCTTCATTCGTACCTTGGTGCTTCCATCCCCCGTAAGCAACACGTGGAACAGGTCTGTGACGTAATCAGTAAGCATGTGCTGGTGGTCGTTGGTCACGGTCATGTTTGTTAATAGTCTCAGCCCAGCCAGCTGCACGGCAGAGTCCAGGGGACCAGAGAGGACATCCTTACAGACTTGATTGATGTATacctgggaggggggagggagtgaGCATCTTAGAATCTCTAAAAATTCATCTTTGAAGCAGTAACTTTTCTGCACGGCAGAGAAGGGCTGTTGTTCAGGGGGAGGCTGGGTCCTCAGAAAAGATGGCTTTCCAGCCCTCCAACtttggtaaaaattttttttttgagctaccTTTGTTAATACCAGGCAATGTGCGAGCATTTTACAAATACGCCTCACCTACTCCGTAACATAGCTCTAGTGAGGTAGGTGTTGTTAATGGCCATTTGACAGACAAAGACAAGTCCTCAAAGAACTTAGATCAATAATCAAGCCAGCGAGTAGGGAAGTGATGTCCAATTCCAGAGACCATGCTCCCAACACCAGTGGTCTCTCAATTGTGGGGGGTCTCCCATCTCAGGCTTCCTTTCTGTGTCAGCTGGTGTGGACACACGAGGATGCCAGGGAGACCTGTCTGGCCATCTTGCATCACGGTAAACACATTCACAACACGGTCTAGGGGCTGCATCATGTTAGAAGTAAAGAATAGGGTGATCAAagtgaaacaatttttttctaggGTTAGTTCTATCAAAAGTAAGCAGAGGCAAAATTGTCTTTGGCCCAATTTTCTTATTTACCTGGGTACATCTGAATGAAGTGCTCCTTCCTGATGTTGTAACTGCCACTGGCAAAACGTAATGCAATGCCGGTACCACTCCTATTTCAGACACGCTAGAACTAAATGCACCGTGATGGAAAAGTTTCTGAAACTGCTTTCTATTTCTGGCCAGGATCTTTCCAGCTTGGTAAATTATGTCTCAGATAATCACTATTCACCTAACTGAAAACTCCACCAGAAATTCTAAGCGATAAGAAAAGTTTCCTAATATAAAATGCTAATGACCAATTGTCCCATAAGCCagtattaggttaaaaaaaaaaaccccaaagattcCACGTTACCATAGAAACCAGAGTAATGGCAGAAAAGCAAAAGGGATTAAACAACTTGTgttgacagatgaataaataaagcgaatgtggtctgtatatacaacAGAAAATCATTCGGGaatgaaaaggaaggacattttGTCATTAGCAACAAATGGATGGACCATGAGGGTATtcggctaagtgaaataagacaggaaGACAATACTGAAGATGgcacctatatgtggaatctaaaaaaggtCAACTCACAGAAACAAGAGTGgcatggtggttgccaggggctgaggaatAAAGGAAATAGTGAGATTTTGGTCAAAAGGTAGAAACTTCTAGCTTTAAGGTGAATAAGTTCTGGGATCTAATGTATAGCAGGGggactgtattatatacttgaaaggtgctaaaagaatagatcttaaatattctcactagGTTGAcaaaaaggtaactatgtgacGTGATGGAGGTCTTAGCTAACACTATGGTTTTCCCTTTCATTTATAGTAAACCTACCCATTTATGATTTCAGGTAACTTACCTTTATCTTGACTTGATTTTCAACATTCACGCTCAGGTTATTCAACGCATTTAAAGCTTTCTCTTTAATGCTGTGGTTGGGATTGTTGATTTTGCTTCCAATGATTGGAATACCACCCAATTCACGTATAATGACCTAAGAGGGGAAAACACAGGACCATCACTTCAATATGCACCCCCTTCATCAAATTTTTTGCATCCACAAATACTGATACAAATTAATGACTCTTTGCAAACACCTTTCCTATGCACAAtctgtaattcttattttttttaaattactttccatattttaaaggtaaagaaaatagattgaaaataaattaagatatgtaattatttaaaaactgtaacTTGAAGATCTACAATGAAGATTTGTACAGCTACTGAAATGAACTCAAAGCAATTTGCAAACACAtgattttactttgaaataagaTATGACTTTTCTATTATAGGCACATTTGGAAAATTAGGATACTAAAATAATGTtttgctaaaatgtattttttggaaTACAAATCCTTCAAGAGTAATAGtcgttccattaaaaaaaaaaaaaggagattccaCAGTTAAGTAAGTTAGAGAAACTCTGGGCAAAGTAAGTGTAGACACTTAATATAGTGAAGCATCCATTATGCACTGGGGATCTCCAAGAGCTTTTCCATGAAGTATACACAAAAGAAAGGGTCatttttcagtgtgtgtgtgtgtgtgtgtgtgtgtctgtgtgtgtgtgtaggggagagGAAACCCCTATTAACATCTTGAAGAATTAGAGTTCTACACAATCTGGGAAATGATGCCcaaattttccaagaaaaaataatctggggATTTCTCACAATTGGTTGCAAGACTATGCTACTCTGTGCCTTTGGCCCCAACAGTGGATGATATTTTAATTCTTACAAGAAAAATAAGCTGAAAATTACTTCTGTCAAAACAAAACATGCCCTTctatgagaaaaagaatgaaagagtatCATGGTGTCATCTGCTCTTTACCAACAGCCCCAAACTCTACCATCAAGAGTgggctcagggatccctgggtggcgcagcggtttggcgcctgcctttggcccagggcgcgatcctggagacccaggatcgaatcccacatcgggctcccggtgcatggagcctgcttctccctctgcctgtgtctctgcgtctctctctctctctgtgactatcataaataaataaaaattaaaaaaaaaaaaaaaaaaagagtgggctCAGCATTAGgacgaaaaaacaaaaaacacctctgCTGTGCAAGTTGGGCTCTTCCtgagaatttgtgatcactagaaatttttttttttaagattttatttatttattcacaagagacacagaaagaggcagagacacaggcagagggaggagaagcagggctccctgcagggagcccgatgtggggctggatcccgggactccaggatctcaccctgggctaaaggtagccactcaaccactgagccacctgggcatccctgtgATCACTAGAAATCTAACCGTTTTTTGACTATCCTATTAAAGCAGATCAAGGTACTATGATTTCTGACAAGGGAGTACTGACCCCCATCACCCAAGAAAGCACTCGTTGGAACAGTGGCTGTGTGGATCCACTCCCACTACAGTTTGTTTCAGAGGGATATTAAAACTATGGCATCAGAAATAGCTCTGGAGGCCAGCGGCTTTCTTTCTATCCCTGTAATGAAAACTTCTCTGTGGCCAGAGAGACAAAAAACCAGgacatcaaaagacacagggatagggatccctgggtggctcagtggtttagcgcctgccttcggcccagggcatgatcctggagatccaggatcaagtcccacattgggctccctgtgtggagcctgcttctccctctgcctgtgtctatgcttcTATCcttgtgaataataaataaaatcttaaaaaaaaaaagacacagggatAAGCAAGAGCCAAGAGATGGCGGGAGAGCGAGCCCTGGTAATGCTCTCAGCAACCTTAAACTGTCTTCACTTGTGCCCAAAGCCAGTGCTATGCTTGGATGTACAAGTTAACTGAGCTCAGTATTTTCCCTTTtgggtttaaaataatttaagaaggGTTCTGTCACTTGCAACTGAAAGAATACGAGTAATCAACAGATATTCTTTAAATTCCCCTATAAACCTCAAGAGCTTATACTGTAAGCCTTGCCACACTGGAAAGTATTTGAAACAGAGTATAAATTCAACCTCATTTTGTTTCCATGACAAAGTCAGCGAAAGGCATTAACTAAAAatcattacacatttttttctgactttttctccATGGGGATAATGGGGAAAAGGAAGCATAGACTTGGCGTTAAGACTCTACTGGTAGAAGCTGTCTACATGCTTAGTGGTTGTCagtggcccagggcccagggcccagcatcAGAACCACGCCCCCAAGACCTACATACCACGAAAAGTATGTACTTGATGTTAGCAATGCTGTCAGTAATGCTTGCTGaattttcaagaattaaaaagGCCATGCAATGCTAAGTGGGGAGCAGATAACACTTACCACACATGTGATGCCTGTGACCAACCTCATAAGGATCTAGAATCCCAGTAACACTCATGTCCCTATTTGGCTGTGCTTTTCAGAAGTAAACAGACATTATGCTGTAGCTACACATCCCCAAACCATATAGATGATGAGAGCGAGGCTCTGGGATTAAGTACCTCACCAGGGTCACAATTAACTGCTACTATGTAAGGAGTTACACAGGAGGCGCCCATTCTGAAACTAGGTACTTACTTGGTTAGCTGAAAAGGCTGCATTGTTACCCAGAGTGACCAAAGCTCTTTCAATAATTACAGGATCATCAGTTGACTCAAGCAGGTAGAGGAGTTTCTGGAGCTGGTCAACATTTAGGACATCATCGTATGAACCATTGGTTAAGTCTTctgcaaaagaacaaagttatttaaaatcaatatgagattaaaaaaattaaaaaaaatttttttttaagagagtgcaTAAGTGTATGAGCGGGGGTTAGggtgaagagggaggaggagcctgacatgaggcttgatctcatgaccccgagatctggacctgagctgaaatccagtctgacacttaactgactgagccacccaggtccccctaaatgtttttttttttctttaaagacttcatttgagagagagaaagagagagagagcatgagcagggtgaggacgggcagagggagaagcagactccctgctgagcctcaTATagagacttgaccccaggaccctgagatcatgacctgagctaaagtcagacacttcaccaactgagccacccaggtgcccctaaaatttttatttatttattcatgagagacacacagaggcagagacacaggcagagggagaagcaggctccatgcagggagcccgatatgggactcgatcctgaactccaggaccacaccctgggcctaagggaggtgctcagctgctgagccacccaggtgtccctaaaaaaaaattttttttttaaacagtatcgAATGCACTCTGATGCCAGGCACAGTTTTAAGCACTTCATATGTTTTATCTTGTTTGATCTTCAAGTAACCTCTGGaggaagatattttttataattctcaATTTACAATTTATggacttattattattatgtccAAGGCTTATGGACATTAAGAAATCAGCcagcgggggcacctgggtggctcagttgattaagcatttgactcagggttgtgagttcaagccccacattgggcttcatgctcagcatggagcctatttaaaaaaaaaaaaaaaaaaaaaaaaaaaaagaaagtaatgagcCAATGGTCACTTGGTACTTCTCTCTCAGTAAGGCACTGCAATGCTTGAGCATTTTCTGTCTATTTTAAAGACCaggtactgggatccctgggtggcgcagcggtttagcgcctgcctttggcccagggcgcgatcctggagacccgggatcgaatcccacatcgggctcctggtgcatggagcctgtttctccctctgcctgtgtctctgcctctctcgctctctctgtgtgactatcataaataaataaaaatttaaaaaaaaaaaaaaaataaagaccaggtACTTGCATCCAAGGGAACACTTGCCTGGAGGCACAGTTTTTCATTAAGGAAATGGATTTGCATTAAATGGACTTTTTCTGATCACAGTGTTCAGGCTGGAGAGAACTCCATGAGAGTAGTCATGTTGGTAGGGTGGCGTTTTTGTTTGGTTGACGTGAACATGGTGTGATGacaataacagttttttttttttttttttttttagaataacagTCCTgttgggggcagagagaaaagcaacgCTTTCATTTTGAGTAAATGCTAGAGCAGTCAAATGCTGGATCTGATCACTTCTGGTCACTGGTCAATTCTAAGTCACTACTTAGAATTTATAGCTTtacttttgagggaaaaaaacctATTTACAGAAATTACcacaggaaaaacagaaacaattttaTAACCCCATCATTGTGTTATAAACATAGAACAGGATTCCTGAGAAATGAAACTAGGATTACATGTTAGACAATGCACCGTCCACAGAACACTGCCTGGGGAGGGCGGCTTACAACAGTGGGTGCTATATGTCACAGCTGCGCCTTttcttagtcttttcttttttctttctttctttctctctctttctttcctatctatctatctatctatctatctatctatctatctatctatctatctaatcagATTACGTATCTGAGTGAGAGAGCCCATGGCGGGATGAGGGAGAGCCAgagatctcaggacccagagatcaagacctgagccatgcttctttttttcaaatactgaatTATTAAAGGTGGTTATCTTTGGGCATTGGATTATGAATGACTTATTTTCTACCCTGTGCTTAtgagcactttatttttttacaataattACATATTACTCCCGTAATGAAGATAATTAAGTATACTGCTTAAAGATGAATCACCGACAAATATGACGGAAAGGGACAAGTATTCAGATTGTGGGAAACAGTAAGTGCTATGTCCTCCTGAGAAAGCCAAATAAGAAACCTGTTCAGGAAATTTAAAAGCCGAAAAACCAGCTTTTTCTCACTCCTAAGTTTTATACTTAGGGCCTCTGGACTATGCTTTTACTCCTGAATCCATTACCTGCCTCATTTGCACTTTATAAAGCAATATTTCACTCCCAAGAGATTTGAAAAgtgaaacaatgacaaaaacagatttttagaatggaaagaatatgggggggggggtgttcatccaaatttctctttttacacACCAGGGAACTGAAGGCAGGATTGTTTAAGGATTTGCCTGAAGCCACACATGTAGTTAGTAGCAAaaaccagagaaaggaaaatacaaagtgCAGGCAAGTCACTCAATCTCTTAGGGGTCTCAGCTTtctcagctattaaaaaaaaaaaaaaaggaaaggagtcGATCTAAGACTTGTAACTGGTTCCAAAGGTGCCTATGCATCTTTCAAGTGTAATTTGGTACACATATATgtggcagaaaacaaaaaactggattaaaaagtgggcagactacttgaataggcattttttcaaagcagacatacagatggccagcaggtCCATGAAGAGctgctcaaaatcactaatcatcagggaaatgcaaatcaaaaccacagtgagctatcacctcacacctgccagactGGCCATTACCAAAACCACAAATAATAACaaggttggtgaggatgtagtgATAAGGGGaccctcatgcattgctggtgggaatgtaaactggtgcagccgctaTACACAACAGTCTGGAGAGtcctcaaaaatctaaaaatacaattaccataggatccagcaattccacttctgggttatttatctggagaaaatggaaacattaatttGAATAGAAATACACgtacttcgggatccctgggtggcgcagcagtttggcgcctgcctttggcccagggcacgatcctggagacccgggatcaaatcccacatcgggctccctgtgcatggagcctgcttctccctctgcctatgtctctgcctctctctatttctctctctgtgactatcataaataaaaattaaaaaaaaaaaaaaaagaaatacacgtACTCCTTTCTTGcagcattttttataatagccaaggtgtggaagcaatctaagtgtccactgataaatgaataggtaaagaagTAGTagtatggggcagcccgggtagctcagcagtttagcactaccttcagcccagggcatgatcctggagacctgggatcaagtcccacgtcgggctccctgcacggagcctgcttctccctctgcctgtgtctctgcctctctctctctctgtctctcatgaataaataaaataaataaaatatttaaaaaagtagtagtatatatacacaatggaatatcattcagccataaaaataagtgaaattttgccatttgcaacaacatggatggacctcgagggtcttatgctaagtgaaatgagtt
The Canis lupus familiaris isolate Mischka breed German Shepherd chromosome 18, alternate assembly UU_Cfam_GSD_1.0, whole genome shotgun sequence genome window above contains:
- the ARMC10 gene encoding armadillo repeat-containing protein 10 gives rise to the protein MGGARDVGWVAAGLVLGAGACYYIYKLARGRRRGARGLRLRPSRSAEDLTNGSYDDVLNVDQLQKLLYLLESTDDPVIIERALVTLGNNAAFSANQVIIRELGGIPIIGSKINNPNHSIKEKALNALNNLSVNVENQVKIKVYINQVCKDVLSGPLDSAVQLAGLRLLTNMTVTNDHQHMLTDYVTDLFHVLLTGDGSTKVQVLKLLVNLSENPAMTEVLLGAQVDSSFVSLYDGHVAKEILLRVLTLSQNINNCLEKGSLAVQPTFPKGSLFFLLYGEECAQKMRALAKHHDADVKEKVTVIPRF